The window AAACAATTCCAATATCTCCACAGCCTAGCTTCTTAAGCAGTTTGAAGTGTTTCAAGTTTATGCTTCCACTCTGCATCTGAACAGACCGAATCGCTTCCCACCTTGAGTCTTTCGACATATGAGGCCTGCTCCCACACCGATTGGACCCACTAAGATTACTTGTTTCACTAATGCTAGTGCTACACCTGTAGTCCCCAATGCTACTTTTTGAGCTCTGAGAGAATTCACCTTTCTCTCTTGATCTGAAAACTTCATCAGCTTTATTATCCAGAGATTTAATTCTGCTACTGCAGGTCAATGTAGACTCTATGTTGCTAGAACCAGTATCAGCAGAACTTGTATTCATTTCAGTCCTCTTATCTGTGGTACCTGAATCAGGAAAATCCTTTTCAACTTCTTTCCCCTCACCATTGGGAATACAATTCTTTTCTATAATATCCGTGCGAGGACCCAAAACACCACCTAATTTCTGAGTACAGGGACTAGAACTGCAGGAAGCAGAAGTTGATTCGtgttttactttcttcttcatgaagTTTTTGTTCCCGAAGACTGGCATAACAAAACATGGATTGTTGATACTGGATTTATTTCCCCTCTTACTGGCGGAAGGGGCCAAAGGGCTAGATAAATTAGATGTAGCATCTAAATTTCCCTTTTGTCCATTGCTCTGGGTCAGTTTTGCTGGTGGAAGTTTAACTTGGGTGGCATCTTGTAGATCATTAAATGCGAGTTTTTCACCACTATCAAAAAGAGATGAAGGTTCCACAGATTTGACCTTTCCAACTTCTGTATTCACTTCCACACCAGAAGATTTTGTTTCCAAAGGACAAATTTTATCTACCAAGGAAGATTTTCTGATTGTCAACTGCGGTACCTTTGCTTTGACAGATGAAGAAGGATGAGCCTCATGATGACTTGAGTCTGTGGATGGTATCTGAATGGACTCGGACACTCCCTTAGAAGTATTTGAACTGATACCTTCAGATACAAGGGAAATTTCTAACACCTTCCCTTCGCCTTCATTTAAAGGAAGGCCAGATCCATTGGCCTCAACGACCACTGCCCTATACAACCTTTTAATAGTTCCAGCTTCTGACAAGGTTGGAGAATTAATTGGCTTTGACAGTCGCTTCATAGCTGCCATTTCTGAAGCTTGAGAGATGCATAATCCCCTCAGAGCCTGCTTCAAACTCAACGGCTCTGATATTCCAATACTTGACGCTGGTGATGCACCACCTCGCATGGGTCTCTTTGAAGCATTTTTCCGTAAAGACTCTCTGCCAGCTTCATTCAATAGCCCAGAACTCCTAGATGAATTTCGGACGTTAAGCGATTCAAAGAGGCGATTGATATCATCCTCAAGTGAAGATTTGTTCGACAAATTTTGCAGGCAACTATTTCCACCTTTCTCGTCCTGTTTACACATGGAACCGAATTCTTCTGCTGACTCAACAATTTCACAAGTACTCGAAACTGTGGCCATCCCCAATGAACTCTTGAGCTAAAGAGGAAGATTCAGCCTCCAAATGTACACTGATGGCTAACCCAATTCTGAAGAATCACTTTGGAGATGGGTAAGTGCAGCAACCAGGAAAAGAAGAACTTCAGAATCCTCTCCAATCATAACGATTCCCTCATTTATATGGTCAGATAGAATTGCCCTCAAAATTTTAGCATGACACATCAGATCCTGCATTCAATACAAATTTCACAGATGTAAAGTCTTGGTGAGCATTAAGATACAGATGAAATGATGAAGGTACCATTTTATGTCACTCCTTCgcatttcattttctctctagTGAAAAGTAAAAACCACACAAACGTGAGAGGTAAAAATTGCCAAAACCCATAGAAATGCCAATTAAAGATCACAAAACACATAATTTTTAGTAATCAGTCACATACTTTTTAGTACATCGGACATTCTTTTGATCGCCTGGCTTCTCTCACTCGACAGCTGTAATCAAGCGACCGATTTCATTACTAGGAGCTCAGTATGAACATAAGACCGCATATGCAGAAGTGAATGTCAAAGGCCGTCAGTTCAATTCACGTCTCCCTGAACAACAGCTAAAGGTTAGTAAGCATTATGGTCCGTCCTTCAGAAGCTATCAAGCACATGAAGTTTCGTCAAAATTGGACACATCAGCACTCAGCAGGCGTGTCAAGATGTCCAAACCAAGAAGAAGCGGTCAATCAACGAATTGATCGTAAACCAGTCCATAGTTTTGGATCAACAATGATTCCCAGAGAAGAAGCAAACAGCAAAGTTAAAACAAACAGGGCTACAGTATCAATCAGTTAAAACCCGCGATGGAACCAGCCAACACGATGTTTCTTGTCCCCTTTCCTTCCAAGATTCTCAGTAAGTCAACATCGGTTCCATTATTTAAAAGCGAACGAAACTGCTCAGCGTCCTAACTCCACGACGCGGACGCGCGAATCAATCAACCTCGCCACTCCGAAAGAAAGTTCACAAAGATTCCGCCGATCTGCT of the Eucalyptus grandis isolate ANBG69807.140 chromosome 10, ASM1654582v1, whole genome shotgun sequence genome contains:
- the LOC104421282 gene encoding serine/threonine-protein kinase D6PKL1, whose product is MATVSSTCEIVESAEEFGSMCKQDEKGGNSCLQNLSNKSSLEDDINRLFESLNVRNSSRSSGLLNEAGRESLRKNASKRPMRGGASPASSIGISEPLSLKQALRGLCISQASEMAAMKRLSKPINSPTLSEAGTIKRLYRAVVVEANGSGLPLNEGEGKVLEISLVSEGISSNTSKGVSESIQIPSTDSSHHEAHPSSSVKAKVPQLTIRKSSLVDKICPLETKSSGVEVNTEVGKVKSVEPSSLFDSGEKLAFNDLQDATQVKLPPAKLTQSNGQKGNLDATSNLSSPLAPSASKRGNKSSINNPCFVMPVFGNKNFMKKKVKHESTSASCSSSPCTQKLGGVLGPRTDIIEKNCIPNGEGKEVEKDFPDSGTTDKRTEMNTSSADTGSSNIESTLTCSSRIKSLDNKADEVFRSREKGEFSQSSKSSIGDYRCSTSISETSNLSGSNRCGSRPHMSKDSRWEAIRSVQMQSGSINLKHFKLLKKLGCGDIGIVYLAELTSTNCLFALKVMDLEFLVKRKKMARAQTEKEIMQMLDHPFLPTLYSHFSTEKLSCLVMEYCPGGDLHVLRQKQPTRSFSEQAARFYVAEILLALEYLHMLGVVYRDLKPENILVREDGHIMLSDFDLSLRCAVIPTVVTSSSPDPEPTRKTSSPCTESSCIDPFCLHPSFQVPCFTPRLLSIATKGRKMKSDLAAQVSPLPQLVVEPTSARSNSFVGTHEYLAPEIIKGEGHGSAVDWWTYGIFLFELLYGKTPFKGPGNEETLTNVVSRSLKFPSSPVVSYHARDLIRGLLIKDPENRLGSAKGAAEIKHHPFFEGLNWALIRCAVPPELPRYFDVGVSANSTQTDVAKCKDFQNIEEQMEFEVF